In the genome of Desulfovibrio sp., one region contains:
- a CDS encoding glycosyltransferase family 2 protein, translated as MNRPDIPLLALIVPCYNEEEILPKTMDALSSVLIECKAKGLIQDESYALYVNDGSADGTWRLLEERHAADPFCRAISFAGNAGHQNAVWAGMITARDWGVDCIISLDADLQDDIAAIPRMLEQYANGSDIVYGVRCDRSTDTAFKRRTAHMFYGIMRWLKVPLIPDHADYRLVSRPVLEILDNIREQGLFLRGLFPSLGFRHSEVHYERRERTAGESKYPFWKMVSFAWKGITSCSVAPLRLAGLMSFILMLAALAYTCVSLFKYVMGDTIQGWTSMIIVVLLLGSVQLFCLALMGEYIAKMFAEVKNRPRYIVEKKLYAGQPVRASLPKDDDPEQDA; from the coding sequence TTGAATCGTCCTGATATTCCTTTATTGGCGCTGATTGTGCCTTGTTACAATGAAGAAGAGATTTTGCCCAAAACTATGGACGCGCTCTCAAGCGTGCTCATTGAGTGCAAGGCCAAGGGACTCATTCAGGATGAAAGCTATGCCCTGTATGTAAACGACGGCAGCGCGGACGGCACCTGGCGCTTGCTTGAAGAACGCCATGCCGCCGATCCCTTTTGCAGGGCCATCAGCTTTGCGGGCAATGCCGGTCACCAGAATGCCGTTTGGGCGGGTATGATCACCGCGCGCGACTGGGGCGTTGATTGCATCATAAGCCTTGATGCAGACCTGCAGGACGACATTGCCGCCATTCCCAGGATGCTGGAGCAGTATGCCAATGGCAGCGATATCGTTTACGGCGTGCGTTGCGACCGCAGTACCGATACCGCCTTCAAGCGGCGCACTGCGCATATGTTCTATGGTATCATGCGCTGGCTGAAAGTTCCCCTCATTCCCGACCATGCCGACTATCGGCTTGTGAGCCGCCCCGTGCTGGAGATTCTTGACAATATCCGTGAGCAGGGGCTGTTTTTGCGTGGACTGTTTCCCTCTCTGGGCTTCAGGCACAGCGAGGTGCATTATGAGCGCCGCGAGCGCACTGCGGGTGAAAGCAAGTATCCTTTCTGGAAGATGGTTTCTTTCGCCTGGAAAGGGATCACCTCATGCAGCGTGGCCCCGTTGCGCCTTGCGGGGCTTATGAGTTTTATCCTGATGCTTGCCGCGCTGGCCTACACGTGCGTTTCGCTTTTCAAGTATGTCATGGGCGATACAATCCAGGGTTGGACGTCCATGATTATTGTGGTGCTGCTGCTTGGATCTGTGCAGTTGTTTTGCCTTGCGCTCATGGGTGAATATATCGCAAAAATGTTCGCTGAGGTAAAAAACAGGCCCCGCTATATAGTGGAAAAAAAATTGTACGCAGGGCAGCCCGTCAGGGCATCCTTGCCAAAAGACGACGACCCGGAGCAGGACGCGTAG
- a CDS encoding FmdE family protein, with the protein MNIGSYTFDEFRRLAENFHGYAAPGLLVGGYMVELAKRHLPEGTLFEAVVESGKCLPDAVQLLTLCSIGNGWMKIHNLGRYAVSLFDKHTGEGVRVSVDPVKMAAYPEIEGWFLKKKAKKDQDVPRLEAEIEQAGDTICKVEPIMVKRRFIGHKHMSRIVCCPVCGEAYPAEDGPVCRGCQGEAPYVVARREIKAAERHEAATGVRVVPVEEAVGQTLVHDMTRIDPGQFKGPEFKAGQRISVGDICRLQQMGRFHVAVTDAPAAEGAAPSFASGEDNLVHENEAAEIFARRMAGEGVSYSLPPREGKVEFTAARDGLFSVDVERMRQFNLVPEIMVASRQDATLVKQNGPLAGTRAIPLFISRERLSQALEVLEGGPLFSVLPLRKARVGILVTGTEVFQGIIEDKFIPVITAKVTMLGCSVVKTDIVPDDREMMVRAVAGMRQAGADLLITTGGLSVDPDDVTRHAMMDAGLTDVLHGVPVLPGTMSLMGRIPGPDGDMQVLGVPACALYFKTTFLDLVLPRLLSNRGITRAELARMGEGGYCLSCHTCTWPKCWFGK; encoded by the coding sequence ATGAACATCGGCTCCTATACTTTTGACGAATTTCGCCGCCTGGCGGAGAATTTTCACGGTTATGCCGCTCCCGGCCTGCTTGTGGGCGGGTATATGGTTGAGCTGGCCAAGAGGCATCTGCCCGAGGGCACGCTTTTCGAAGCAGTGGTGGAGTCCGGCAAATGCCTGCCTGACGCGGTGCAGCTGCTGACCCTGTGCAGCATTGGCAACGGCTGGATGAAAATACACAATCTGGGCCGCTATGCCGTGTCGCTTTTTGACAAGCATACGGGCGAAGGCGTGCGCGTGAGCGTTGACCCGGTGAAAATGGCCGCGTATCCCGAGATCGAAGGGTGGTTTTTAAAGAAAAAAGCCAAGAAAGATCAGGATGTACCCCGTCTTGAGGCCGAAATAGAGCAGGCTGGCGACACCATCTGCAAGGTTGAGCCGATTATGGTGAAGCGCCGCTTCATCGGGCACAAGCATATGTCGCGCATTGTCTGCTGTCCTGTGTGCGGCGAGGCCTATCCCGCTGAAGACGGCCCCGTGTGCCGGGGCTGTCAGGGCGAAGCCCCATATGTGGTGGCCCGGCGCGAAATAAAGGCCGCCGAGCGCCACGAGGCCGCCACAGGCGTGCGCGTGGTGCCCGTAGAGGAGGCCGTGGGGCAGACCCTGGTGCACGATATGACCCGCATCGACCCTGGCCAGTTCAAGGGGCCGGAGTTCAAGGCCGGACAGCGCATCAGCGTGGGCGATATCTGCCGTCTGCAACAGATGGGACGTTTTCATGTGGCGGTGACGGACGCCCCCGCCGCAGAAGGGGCTGCTCCTTCCTTTGCCTCCGGCGAGGACAATCTTGTCCACGAGAACGAGGCGGCCGAGATTTTTGCCCGCCGCATGGCGGGCGAGGGCGTGAGCTATTCCCTGCCACCGCGCGAGGGCAAGGTGGAATTTACCGCAGCCAGGGACGGCCTTTTCAGCGTGGATGTGGAACGCATGCGCCAGTTCAACCTTGTGCCTGAAATAATGGTGGCTTCGCGGCAGGACGCCACCCTGGTCAAGCAGAACGGCCCCCTGGCGGGCACGCGGGCCATTCCGCTTTTCATTTCCCGCGAGCGGCTCTCACAGGCGCTTGAGGTTCTGGAAGGCGGGCCGCTCTTCAGCGTGCTGCCCCTGCGCAAGGCGCGCGTGGGCATTCTTGTCACAGGCACGGAAGTTTTTCAGGGTATCATTGAGGACAAGTTTATCCCCGTCATTACGGCCAAGGTCACCATGCTGGGGTGCAGCGTGGTCAAGACGGATATCGTGCCCGACGACAGAGAAATGATGGTCAGGGCTGTGGCTGGAATGCGCCAGGCCGGGGCTGACCTGCTGATCACCACGGGCGGCCTTTCCGTTGATCCTGACGATGTGACGCGGCATGCCATGATGGATGCCGGCCTGACCGATGTGCTGCACGGCGTACCCGTGCTGCCGGGCACCATGAGCCTTATGGGGCGCATCCCCGGCCCCGACGGCGACATGCAGGTGCTCGGCGTGCCAGCCTGCGCGCTGTACTTCAAAACAACATTTCTGGATCTGGTGCTGCCGCGCCTGCTGTCCAACCGCGGGATTACCCGCGCCGAACTCGCGCGCATGGGCGAGGGGGGCTATTGCCTCTCCTGCCATACCTGTACCTGGCCAAAGTGCTGGTTCGGCAAATAG
- a CDS encoding molybdenum cofactor guanylyltransferase, with protein sequence MTVQQNRGPVAGVVLAGGLSRRMGRDKALEPLIAPPHAGSPESMTGGHDGSMLGRIHSLVCSLVPVCFVSCREDTPRQGYDCVFDTVQGVGPTAGLQAALRRAQETGYAAVLALSCDLPLMDAPTLRQLLAARNAAPATCLVTAYRERHTGRVESLVAVYEVGALPYFDGALAQGQRRLASVIPQELQCFLDYGPEEAAPFFNCNSPEDLAQARARLC encoded by the coding sequence ATGACAGTACAGCAGAACAGGGGCCCGGTTGCCGGGGTCGTGCTCGCAGGGGGACTCTCCCGCCGCATGGGCAGGGACAAGGCCCTGGAACCCCTGATTGCCCCGCCGCACGCAGGCTCCCCAGAGAGCATGACGGGCGGCCATGACGGCAGCATGCTGGGCCGTATTCACTCTCTGGTGTGTTCCCTTGTGCCCGTATGTTTTGTTTCCTGCCGTGAAGACACGCCACGGCAGGGGTATGACTGCGTTTTCGACACAGTGCAGGGGGTGGGCCCCACGGCAGGTTTGCAAGCGGCCCTGCGCCGGGCACAGGAGACGGGCTATGCAGCCGTGCTGGCGCTTTCCTGCGATCTGCCGCTGATGGATGCCCCCACCTTGCGCCAATTGCTCGCGGCCAGAAATGCGGCCCCGGCCACGTGCCTTGTCACGGCATACCGCGAACGGCATACCGGGCGCGTTGAATCCCTCGTCGCCGTGTATGAGGTGGGGGCCCTGCCGTATTTTGATGGCGCTCTCGCCCAGGGGCAGCGCAGGCTTGCCAGTGTTATTCCTCAGGAATTACAATGTTTTTTGGATTACGGGCCTGAAGAGGCCGCGCCCTTTTTCAACTGCAACAGCCCCGAAGACCTGGCCCAGGCCCGGGCCCGGCTGTGCTAG
- a CDS encoding CvpA family protein: MGQDIFDLIVVLTLAFFAGRGYLNGFVGEVAGIVSLLGGFWAAHTYHHLLSPHLTLISDPGWRTIAAYVLVFLGVLISVALLARLLQKILSLSFVSWADRLAGAALGFAKGALLWSLCMLVLQKYFSQAAFMQHSRVPPYFVALSAQVRGWLPPDLVSRLGL, encoded by the coding sequence ATGGGCCAGGATATTTTTGACCTCATTGTTGTTCTGACGCTGGCGTTCTTTGCCGGACGCGGTTATCTTAACGGCTTTGTTGGCGAAGTGGCGGGCATTGTGTCGCTGTTGGGCGGTTTTTGGGCTGCCCACACCTATCACCATCTGCTGTCGCCCCACCTGACCCTCATTTCCGATCCGGGGTGGCGCACCATTGCGGCCTATGTACTGGTATTTCTGGGCGTGCTCATATCCGTGGCCCTGCTGGCCCGCCTGCTGCAAAAAATTCTTTCACTTTCTTTTGTCAGTTGGGCCGACAGACTGGCCGGGGCCGCGCTGGGCTTTGCCAAGGGCGCGCTGTTGTGGTCTTTGTGCATGCTTGTGCTGCAAAAATATTTCTCACAGGCGGCCTTTATGCAGCACAGCCGTGTGCCGCCCTATTTTGTCGCCCTCTCGGCGCAGGTTCGTGGCTGGCTGCCGCCCGACCTCGTATCGCGTCTTGGGCTTTAA
- the mazG gene encoding nucleoside triphosphate pyrophosphohydrolase produces the protein MEKSAVEELQAVIDKLTSPEGCPWDKEQTAQSLADYVIEESHELVSAIRSGNVADIREELGDVAFLLLFVARLYEKEGQFSFADALNNNKAKMIRRHPHVFGDTVFDSLDEQLKAWEKIKRAEHADEEGKPKGLYDSLPESLPPLLKAYRIHSKAARVGFTWPEDEEVEQQVEAEWLEWLDASASNDAEAQKHELGDLLFSITELGRRKGIKASEALDLATRRFLKRFARMEELARQQGQDFTALSLDEKDELWNTAKAEEEARS, from the coding sequence ATGGAAAAGAGCGCAGTTGAAGAATTGCAGGCCGTCATTGACAAACTCACCAGTCCCGAGGGCTGTCCCTGGGACAAGGAGCAGACCGCCCAGTCCCTGGCCGACTACGTCATTGAAGAAAGCCACGAACTGGTCAGCGCCATACGCTCCGGCAATGTGGCCGACATCCGCGAAGAGCTGGGCGATGTGGCCTTTCTGCTGCTTTTTGTGGCCCGCCTGTATGAAAAGGAAGGGCAGTTCAGCTTTGCCGATGCCCTCAACAACAACAAGGCCAAGATGATCCGCCGCCATCCGCACGTTTTTGGCGACACGGTTTTTGACAGCCTGGACGAACAGCTCAAAGCCTGGGAAAAAATCAAAAGGGCCGAGCATGCCGACGAAGAGGGCAAGCCCAAGGGGCTCTATGACAGCCTGCCGGAAAGCCTGCCCCCCCTGCTGAAAGCCTACCGCATCCACTCCAAGGCTGCCCGCGTCGGCTTTACCTGGCCCGAGGACGAAGAGGTGGAACAGCAGGTTGAAGCCGAATGGCTGGAGTGGCTGGACGCATCCGCCAGCAACGATGCCGAGGCGCAAAAGCACGAACTGGGCGACCTGCTTTTCAGCATTACAGAACTGGGACGCCGCAAGGGCATCAAGGCCAGCGAGGCCCTTGACCTTGCCACGCGCCGCTTTCTGAAGCGCTTTGCCCGCATGGAAGAACTGGCACGCCAGCAGGGGCAGGACTTTACGGCCCTGAGCCTCGACGAAAAGGACGAACTGTGGAATACGGCCAAGGCAGAGGAAGAGGCCCGGTCCTGA
- a CDS encoding ABC transporter substrate-binding protein produces MRKTRLLSRWPLLILLLFANCLLPAVGAGSVRAAQGQPQGQPQGQPQSQAQGQTQGQAQVCRLAYTAKGYYAPQFLAMRKGWFEADGVKVQEVNLGMSAGVAGAEALVSGSADVAVMGDVPALIALASERDCVLIGAYGGGEKMHSIMTGEKSGITSPADLRGKRLGVQFGSSTHGAVYLYLKAQGVNPADVTLVNISQKELIEALIAGSIDALAASEPTPTLTLEKAPGSRELANLSGLGNDYPLLIVASRAYADAHPEAIQAVVDGTARAVAFINADPVAAGTETAAVTGAPAALETGMFRKMEWRLRLDEQTLKSLGITAEFLHSIGKLKKVPDLEARSRPQFVQKAVGSH; encoded by the coding sequence ATGCGTAAAACACGCTTGTTGTCGCGTTGGCCCCTTTTGATCCTGCTGCTTTTCGCGAACTGTCTTCTGCCCGCAGTGGGCGCGGGCAGTGTTCGGGCGGCGCAGGGCCAGCCCCAGGGCCAGCCTCAGGGCCAGCCCCAGAGCCAGGCGCAAGGCCAGACGCAAGGGCAGGCGCAGGTCTGCCGTCTGGCCTATACCGCCAAGGGCTATTATGCGCCGCAGTTTCTGGCCATGCGCAAGGGCTGGTTTGAGGCTGACGGCGTCAAGGTTCAGGAGGTGAACCTTGGCATGAGTGCGGGTGTCGCCGGGGCCGAGGCGCTGGTCAGCGGCAGCGCCGATGTGGCTGTTATGGGCGACGTGCCCGCGTTGATCGCCCTTGCCAGCGAGCGGGACTGCGTACTCATTGGCGCGTATGGCGGCGGCGAAAAGATGCATTCCATCATGACGGGTGAAAAGTCGGGCATCACCAGCCCCGCTGATCTTCGCGGCAAGCGCCTGGGCGTGCAGTTCGGCTCCAGCACGCACGGGGCTGTCTATCTTTATCTCAAGGCGCAGGGCGTAAACCCGGCGGACGTGACACTGGTCAACATTTCGCAAAAAGAGCTTATCGAAGCGCTTATAGCTGGCTCCATCGACGCTCTGGCCGCTTCCGAGCCGACGCCCACGCTCACGCTGGAAAAAGCGCCCGGCAGCCGGGAGCTTGCCAATCTTTCGGGCCTTGGCAATGATTATCCCTTGCTGATCGTGGCCTCCCGCGCATACGCCGACGCCCATCCTGAGGCCATACAGGCTGTTGTGGACGGAACCGCCAGGGCCGTGGCCTTTATCAATGCGGACCCCGTGGCCGCCGGGACTGAAACCGCCGCTGTCACGGGCGCGCCTGCGGCACTGGAGACAGGTATGTTCCGCAAAATGGAATGGCGGCTGCGCCTGGACGAACAGACGCTTAAAAGCCTTGGCATCACAGCAGAATTTTTGCACAGCATAGGCAAGCTCAAAAAAGTTCCCGACCTTGAGGCCCGCTCACGACCGCAGTTTGTGCAAAAGGCTGTCGGCAGTCATTAG
- a CDS encoding ABC transporter ATP-binding protein: protein MNSMTPNSPQASTEVMGTSGPLGSPELRDTPGFWDLSKIPGTHEAVAPHEAVPPHEAAIPRQAVTQHEAVTPHEAVPPREAVTQHEVMPPREAAIPPQAEPHHEAVVLPQAAPHHEAIISQEPSQGMPLLELRQVSKIFGGQDGRADVTALRGLNLTLHAGEFLAVVGASGSGKSTLIDLAAGFTRPSAGEVLLEGRAVAGPGPDRVVVFQDHAVFPWYTAEGNVAYGLRRQGVSRAEARARAREALEQVGLKDFVKAWPVSLSGGMRQRVALARALVLRPSILLLDEPFASLDVMTRHRLQDQLVTLWQQCGWSVIFVTHMLDEAVYLADRVVVLHRPPHGLGCQENVVAPRPRCRDDAALAALAAKLEGQLRVSTEPADGLKMWPENGA from the coding sequence ATGAACAGCATGACGCCGAACTCGCCGCAGGCTTCCACAGAAGTGATGGGGACTTCCGGGCCTTTGGGTTCCCCCGAACTTCGGGACACGCCGGGATTTTGGGATTTATCCAAGATTCCGGGCACACACGAAGCGGTGGCCCCGCACGAAGCCGTGCCTCCGCACGAAGCCGCGATTCCGCGCCAAGCCGTTACCCAACACGAAGCGGTGACCCCGCACGAAGCCGTGCCTCCGCGCGAAGCCGTTACCCAACACGAAGTCATGCCCCCGCGCGAAGCCGCGATTCCACCCCAAGCCGAGCCTCATCACGAAGCCGTGGTTCTACCCCAAGCTGCCCCTCATCACGAAGCCATAATTTCCCAGGAACCTTCGCAGGGCATGCCGCTTCTGGAGTTGCGGCAGGTGAGCAAAATATTTGGCGGGCAGGACGGTCGCGCCGACGTGACGGCCTTGCGCGGGCTGAATCTTACACTGCACGCCGGGGAATTTCTGGCAGTGGTCGGGGCCAGCGGCAGCGGCAAGTCCACGCTGATTGATCTGGCTGCGGGTTTTACCCGCCCCAGCGCGGGCGAGGTGCTTCTTGAAGGGCGCGCCGTCGCGGGGCCGGGGCCGGACAGGGTGGTGGTTTTTCAGGATCACGCGGTCTTCCCCTGGTACACGGCCGAGGGCAATGTGGCCTACGGCCTGCGCCGTCAGGGCGTCAGCCGTGCCGAGGCCCGCGCGCGCGCCCGTGAGGCTCTGGAACAGGTAGGCCTGAAAGATTTTGTCAAAGCCTGGCCGGTTTCGCTTTCGGGCGGCATGCGGCAGCGGGTGGCACTGGCCAGAGCCTTGGTGCTGCGTCCGTCGATTCTGCTGCTGGACGAGCCTTTCGCCTCGCTGGACGTCATGACCCGCCATAGGCTTCAGGATCAGCTTGTGACCCTGTGGCAGCAGTGCGGATGGAGCGTCATCTTTGTCACCCATATGCTGGACGAGGCTGTCTATCTGGCTGACAGGGTCGTGGTGCTGCACAGGCCTCCTCACGGGCTGGGCTGTCAGGAAAACGTGGTCGCGCCTCGGCCGCGCTGCCGTGATGATGCGGCCCTTGCGGCTCTGGCCGCGAAGCTTGAAGGGCAGTTGCGCGTGAGCACGGAGCCTGCAGATGGCCTGAAAATGTGGCCTGAAAACGGAGCCTGA
- a CDS encoding ABC transporter permease, which yields MKFARAWAVRLWRVAAPWLFGLGLWQAIALMVSAVRGIPFPSPWQVAQVLWDMALGMIFLEHSLYHHLGMSLQRWAEGFGLGLGAGLVYALAAGGSEGVRRVTMPTVEVIQVIPGLAWIPVAILLFGLNHTATVTIIVLTTFPAVAIAGVMGVRSVDQRYLRAGRMCGAGPLALFATVSLPCALPHLLSGLRIGMGAAWRVLVAAEMVVGSGDGLGYAIIQSRWTMDYVSAFACIAVIAILGLGMERLVLMPLERRTLARWGMVAAAGTASGAEAA from the coding sequence GTGAAGTTTGCACGGGCATGGGCTGTCCGGCTGTGGCGCGTGGCCGCGCCCTGGCTGTTCGGTCTTGGCCTGTGGCAGGCCATTGCCCTGATGGTTTCGGCGGTGAGGGGCATACCCTTTCCAAGCCCCTGGCAGGTGGCCCAGGTGCTCTGGGACATGGCGCTGGGCATGATCTTTCTGGAACACTCGCTCTACCACCACCTTGGCATGAGCCTGCAACGCTGGGCTGAAGGCTTTGGGCTGGGCCTTGGGGCCGGGCTTGTCTATGCCCTGGCGGCTGGCGGGAGCGAGGGGGTGCGGCGCGTCACCATGCCCACGGTGGAGGTCATACAGGTCATCCCCGGTCTTGCCTGGATACCGGTGGCCATACTGCTGTTCGGCCTCAACCACACGGCCACGGTGACCATCATCGTGCTCACCACATTTCCGGCTGTGGCCATTGCGGGCGTTATGGGCGTGCGCAGCGTGGATCAGCGTTATCTGCGGGCGGGGCGCATGTGCGGGGCCGGGCCTTTGGCCCTGTTTGCCACGGTGTCCCTGCCCTGCGCGCTGCCGCATCTGCTGAGCGGACTGCGCATCGGCATGGGGGCGGCCTGGCGCGTGCTGGTGGCGGCGGAAATGGTGGTGGGCTCCGGTGACGGGCTTGGCTATGCCATCATTCAGTCGCGCTGGACAATGGACTATGTTTCGGCCTTTGCCTGCATTGCCGTTATCGCCATATTGGGACTCGGCATGGAACGGCTCGTGCTCATGCCGCTGGAACGGCGCACGCTGGCGCGCTGGGGCATGGTGGCCGCCGCCGGGACAGCCTCAGGCGCGGAGGCCGCATGA
- a CDS encoding radical SAM protein: MPEATAKEFSVSEEARLLLDTTVSDRRIAHLLEKADSMSRSLADSRGFVWAAIGIDSTPCDMGCTFCSQAARWDVYKTAPPLTAETIVEKAGQLADGGADFVVLRTTQHYPLDALQRLGRLTRDRIGSDIHLVINTGEMGSDDIRALRDSGFTMSYHVVRLREGVDTGHSVDMRLRTIENVLKGGLELQYLIEPLGPEHSPEEILVEARRAREVGASGTGVMARVPIMGTPLARYGQVSDAYLKRVAALARLEYPDGGRHLCVHPPTPATLRCGANTIIVEQAANPRDTSSSASPWRGFDLPGARAVLREAGLEVRQARAEA; this comes from the coding sequence ATGCCAGAGGCTACGGCGAAGGAATTTTCCGTCAGTGAAGAAGCGCGTCTGCTGCTGGACACCACTGTCAGCGACAGGCGCATAGCCCATCTGCTCGAAAAGGCGGACAGCATGAGCCGTAGCCTGGCAGACAGCCGGGGCTTTGTCTGGGCGGCCATAGGCATTGACAGCACGCCCTGCGACATGGGCTGCACGTTTTGCAGTCAGGCCGCGCGCTGGGACGTTTACAAGACTGCCCCGCCCCTGACGGCAGAGACTATTGTGGAAAAGGCCGGGCAACTGGCCGACGGGGGGGCGGATTTTGTGGTTCTGCGCACGACGCAGCACTACCCCCTGGATGCTTTGCAGCGCCTGGGCCGCCTGACGCGGGATCGCATCGGCAGCGACATCCATCTTGTCATCAATACGGGCGAAATGGGTTCCGACGATATCAGGGCGCTCAGGGATTCGGGCTTTACCATGTCCTACCATGTGGTCAGGCTGCGCGAGGGAGTGGACACGGGACACAGCGTGGACATGCGCCTGCGCACCATCGAGAATGTACTCAAGGGCGGCCTTGAATTGCAATATCTCATTGAGCCTCTGGGGCCGGAACACAGCCCTGAAGAAATACTGGTCGAGGCCCGTCGCGCCCGCGAGGTGGGGGCATCGGGCACGGGCGTCATGGCCCGCGTGCCCATCATGGGCACGCCGCTGGCCCGTTACGGGCAGGTGTCCGACGCCTATCTCAAACGGGTGGCCGCCCTTGCCCGGCTGGAGTATCCCGACGGCGGGCGGCATCTCTGCGTACATCCGCCCACGCCCGCGACCCTGCGCTGCGGCGCCAATACCATTATTGTGGAGCAGGCCGCCAACCCCCGCGACACGTCCTCGAGCGCCAGCCCCTGGCGTGGGTTTGACCTGCCTGGCGCACGCGCTGTGCTGCGCGAGGCGGGGCTTGAGGTGCGCCAGGCCAGGGCCGAAGCGTGA
- a CDS encoding PadR family transcriptional regulator: protein MNPMNERKPLPHPGKKDDADMAAPQDFSVQGESPFEGCACTGKNLVRLVRPAILTVLAEENLHGYRILERLAGMAMFHDQPPDPAGIYRVLKSMEQEGLVHCAWDLQGSGPARRQYALAARGRSCLEQWLGTLEDYFASVGELVNDIRRVLDTSPGAEPGAEPKAARGNCASAVLPVGQPGSASGKPCCCASAPQSAPIDSSGSFGDS, encoded by the coding sequence ATGAATCCAATGAACGAACGCAAGCCACTGCCCCATCCCGGCAAGAAAGATGACGCAGACATGGCAGCCCCGCAGGATTTTTCGGTTCAGGGTGAAAGCCCCTTCGAGGGCTGCGCCTGCACGGGCAAAAACCTCGTGAGGCTGGTGCGCCCCGCCATCCTGACGGTGCTGGCCGAAGAAAATCTGCACGGCTATCGCATTCTTGAGCGCCTGGCTGGTATGGCCATGTTTCACGATCAGCCGCCGGACCCGGCGGGCATCTACCGCGTGCTCAAGAGCATGGAGCAGGAGGGCCTCGTGCACTGCGCCTGGGATCTGCAAGGCAGCGGCCCGGCCCGCAGGCAGTATGCCCTTGCGGCCAGGGGGCGCTCCTGCCTTGAACAGTGGCTGGGCACCCTTGAAGACTATTTCGCCTCCGTTGGCGAGCTTGTAAATGACATACGGCGGGTGCTGGATACCTCGCCGGGAGCAGAGCCGGGAGCAGAGCCTAAAGCAGCGCGGGGCAACTGCGCCTCTGCAGTTCTGCCTGTGGGCCAGCCCGGTTCGGCGTCGGGCAAGCCGTGCTGCTGCGCGTCCGCGCCGCAAAGCGCGCCAATTGACAGTTCTGGTTCTTTTGGGGATAGTTGA
- a CDS encoding acyl-CoA dehydratase activase produces MLSAGIDVGSVAAKAVIFDSATRSVAGSALLPTGWNTREAGEAVLDAACREAGAGRHDLGQVVATGYGRIALPFAQKTVTEITCHAKGASWLFPGSGVVLDIGGQDSKAISLDEHGGVRDFVMNDKCAAGTGRFLQVLAGILGMPLDELGQTAANGTPVPISSMCAVFAETEIVGLLAQGTPPADLAAGVFVSIARRMRGLARRIAFTGQCVFTGGLATSPAFCGFLAQELDMPVQVPEQPQLVGALGAALLAAQRLERKK; encoded by the coding sequence ATGCTTTCAGCCGGAATAGACGTAGGCTCTGTGGCCGCCAAGGCCGTAATCTTTGACTCTGCCACCCGATCCGTGGCTGGCAGCGCCCTGCTGCCTACGGGGTGGAACACCCGCGAGGCTGGCGAGGCGGTTCTGGACGCCGCCTGTCGTGAGGCAGGCGCAGGCCGTCATGACCTCGGGCAGGTCGTGGCCACTGGCTACGGGCGCATCGCCCTGCCCTTTGCGCAAAAAACCGTTACTGAAATCACCTGTCACGCCAAAGGGGCCTCATGGCTTTTCCCCGGCTCCGGCGTTGTGCTCGACATCGGCGGGCAGGACAGCAAGGCCATCAGCCTGGATGAACACGGCGGCGTGCGCGACTTTGTCATGAATGACAAATGCGCCGCAGGCACAGGGCGTTTTTTGCAGGTGCTGGCTGGCATCCTCGGCATGCCTCTGGACGAACTGGGGCAAACCGCCGCCAATGGTACGCCGGTGCCCATTTCAAGCATGTGCGCCGTCTTTGCGGAAACGGAAATTGTTGGTCTTCTGGCGCAGGGTACCCCGCCCGCCGATCTGGCGGCCGGGGTTTTTGTGTCCATAGCCAGACGCATGCGGGGCCTTGCCCGCCGCATCGCCTTTACCGGCCAGTGCGTGTTCACAGGTGGCCTGGCCACCAGCCCGGCCTTTTGCGGTTTTCTTGCCCAGGAACTCGACATGCCCGTGCAGGTTCCGGAGCAGCCGCAACTGGTGGGAGCGCTGGGCGCGGCCCTGTTGGCAGCCCAAAGGCTTGAACGGAAAAAGTAA